A single Argentina anserina chromosome 7, drPotAnse1.1, whole genome shotgun sequence DNA region contains:
- the LOC126801791 gene encoding LOW QUALITY PROTEIN: chaperone protein dnaJ A6-like (The sequence of the model RefSeq protein was modified relative to this genomic sequence to represent the inferred CDS: substituted 2 bases at 2 genomic stop codons), protein MFHCASRTSDNSKYYEVLDVPKTASQDELKKAYQKAAIKNHPDKGGDTEKFKELGQAYEVLNDPXKREVYDXYGEDGIKDGPPPGPSHNPFDIFETFLNPRYRSHVRRQKQGEDVVHNLKGSLEELYNSTTKKLSLSRTILCPKCKGRESYLGRKDLGRKVLDVQIEKGMEHVHKIVFKGQADEAPDTVTGDIVIILQLKEHAKFKRKSNDLYVEHTLSLTEALCGFQFVLTHLDSRQLLVKSNPGEVMRPGNFLLFNC, encoded by the exons ATGTTTCACTGTGCTTCGAGGACCAGTGATAACAGCAAGTATTATGAGGTCCTTGATGTCCCAAAAACTGCAAGTCAAGATGAGCTCAAGAAGGCATATCAAAAAGCTGCTATTAAGAATCATCCTGATAAAGGCGGAGATACAGAGAAG TTCAAGGAGTTAGGTCAAGCTTATGAAGTTCTTAATGATCCATAAAAGAGAGAAGTCTATGACTGATATGGTGAAGATGGTATTAAAGACGGACCACCTCCTGGTCCCTCACATAAtccatttgatatatttgAAACGTTTCTGAATCCAC GTTATCGTTCACATGTAAGAAGGCAGAAGCAAGGTGAAGATGTGGTCCATAACCTAAAGGGTTCTTTGGAGGAGTTATATAATAGCACAACAAAGAAACTTTCTCTGTCTCGAACTATTTTATGTCCCAAATGTAAAGG AAGGGAGAGCTATTTAGGAAGGAAGGATTTAGGAAGGAAGGTGCTGGATGTGCAAATAGAGAAGGGAATGGAGCATGTACATAAAATTGTCTTCAAGGGACAAGCTGATGAAGCT CCTGATACAGTTACTGGGGATATTGTTATCATACTGCAACTCAAGGAGCACGCCAAGTTCAAGCGGAAATCTAATGATCTTTATGTAGAACACACTCTCAGTTTAACTGAGGCTCTGTGTGGGTTTCAATTTGTGTTGACTCATCTTGATAGCAGGCAGCTTCTGGTCAAATCAAATCCTGGGGAAGTCATGAGGCCTGGTAATTTTTTGCTATTTAATTGCTAG